One Coffea arabica cultivar ET-39 chromosome 5e, Coffea Arabica ET-39 HiFi, whole genome shotgun sequence DNA segment encodes these proteins:
- the LOC140007072 gene encoding protein FAR1-RELATED SEQUENCE 5-like, with the protein MDAKASMETEVSFCRRLDFDKIDQITNDEVSTPPVLNVIKDINKIHTLIPFELIPKMGMEFESEEDAYNFYLAYAKEVGFGIKRSSFHKDSNGKLMDRVFCCSAEGKRGKDKRDLNVRAPRPETRFNCSAKMKVNSRQTGKFRICQLIIEHNHYLSSPNKSHLHRSHRKINSIHAAEIDMAYRVGIAPKVSHELMALQVGGRENLGFIPEDYRNYLCSKRTIQMEVGDTGGVLEYLQKMQLEDPNFFYAIQVDQDALITNIFWTDGLMRVDYASFGDVVCFDTTYRKNNEGRPFALFVGVNNHKQTAIFGAALLYDETTSTFEWLFDTFARAMSGKKPNTILTDQDAAMAKGLISTWPETRHRLCIWHIFQNAAIHLSHVFEKFKQFANDFSRCVYDFVEEEDFIYEWNSMLKKYGLEDNDWLKRIFEIIEKWALVYGRETFCADMTTTQRSESMNSVIKRYVTYKNKFHEFFNHFERLVDYRRYKELQANFRAYMSTPVLPFDVDVLKQVASVYTPEVFKWFEVEWGKSHDCGIITYSEVGTVTEYKITPKGRKNYHMVRFDAIGDQISCSCRKFEFSGILCSHSLKVLNVRNIMKIPSQYIIKRWTSKAKAGYITDNDSCNINNDLDPKVLFTKRYRDLCRLYTQLVTKAAQAEETYRIAKEGLLKMLDLVDARLHQEGLSNEMSNATKGSSPTNNTTNASGINIKGIKKKTKTISGKRLRSSLEKATKRRRSTKKSLQNSVTMKLSASSHDEPVGDIINIVSTGCSIQHHGLQEANTNEVSMIESLQYQQNYGQLCTFSSMNMTGLLKAQELHGFGGAKINQFELNDNSYTMGQKVGADCNEERVREIGFARHNKRSPTFAHGALDLSSRKISAVRELIPQIHTLLV; encoded by the exons ATGGATGCTAAGGCTTCTATGGAAACTGAGGTATCATTCTGTCGCAGGTTGGATTTTGACAAGATAGATCAAATTACCAATGATGAGGTTTCCACTCCACCAGTTTTAAATGTGATAAAGGATATAAATAAAATTCATACATTGATTCCTTTTGAACTAATTCCGAAGATGGGCATGGAATTTGAGAGTGAAGAAGATGCTTATAATTTTTACTTAGCATATGCAAAggaagttggttttggaatcaaAAGAAGTAGCTTCCACAAAGATAGTAATGGTAAGCTCATGGATAGGGTATTTTGTTGTAGTGCTGAAGGAAAACGAGGAAAGGATAAAAGAGATCTCAATGTAAGAGCCCCTCGTCCTGAAACACGATTTAATTGTTCGGCGAAGATGAAGGTTAACAGTAGACAAACTGGTAAGTTTCGTATATGTCAGTTGATCATTGAGCATAATCACTATCTTTCAAGTCCTAACAAAAGTCATTTACACAGATCACATAGAAAGATAAATTCTATTCATGCAGCTGAAATTGATATGGCATACCGTGTGGGTATAGCACCAAAAGTTTCTCATGAACTTATGGCACTACAAGTAGGAGGACGGGAGAACTTAGGTTTCATTCCTGAGGATTACAGGAATTATTTATGTTCTAAACGAACAATACAAATGGAAGTTGGAGATACAGGAGGCGTACTTGAATATTTGCAAAAAATGCAATTAGAGGATCCTAATTTCTTCTATGCAATTCAAGTGGATCAAGATGCTTTGATTACAAATATTTTTTGGACTGATGGATTAATGAGGGTAGATTATGCAAGTTTTGGAGATGTTGTTTGTTTTGACACGACGTACAGAAAGAATAATGAAGGCCGTccatttgctttatttgttggAGTGAATAATCATAAACAGACTGCAATATTTGGGGCTGCTTTATTATATGATGAAACTACTTCAACTTTTGAGTGGTTGTTTGACACTTTTGCGAGAGCCATGTCAGGGAAAAAACCAAACACTATACTTACGGATCAGGACGCAGCAATGGCTAAAGGACTAATTTCTACATGGCCTGAAACACGTCACCGTCTTTGCATATGGCATATATTTCAAAATGCAGCTATTCATCTCAGTCATGTGTTCGAAAAGTTTAAACAATTTGCGAATGATTTCAGTAGATGTGTATATgattttgttgaagaagaagaCTTTATATATGAATGGAATTCTATGTTGAAGAAGTATGGTCTTGAGGACAATGATTGGTTAAAACGTATAtttgaaattatagaaaaatgGGCATTGGTGTATGGAAGGGAAACATTTTGTGCAGATATGACAACAACTCAAAGGAGCGAAAGCATGAATAGTGTGATAAAAAGGTATGTAACCTACAAGAATAAATTTCATGagtttttcaatcattttgagAGGTTAGTTGATTATCGTAGATATAAAGAACTTCAAGCCAACTTTAGAGCATATATGAGTACTCCAGTACTACCATTTGATGTTGATGTTTTGAAACAAGTTGCAAGTGTGTATACTCCTGAAGTATTCAAATGGTTTGAAGTTGAGTGGGGTAAATCTCATGATTGTGGTATAATCACCTACAGTGAGGTTGGAACAGTGACAGAGTATAAGATCACTCCTAAAGGCAGAAAAAACTATCATATGGTTAGATTTGATGCAATAGGTGATCAGATTTCATGTAGTTGCAGGAAGTTTGAATTCTCTGGAATTTTATGCTCTCATTCTCTGAAAGTTCTTAATGTAAGAaacatcatgaagatccctagtCAATACATAATAAAAAGATGGACCAGCAAAGCAAAAGCAGGATATATTACAGACAATGATTCTTGCAATATCAATAATGATTTGGATCCGAAAGTGCTTTTTACGAAGCGTTATAGAGATTTGTGTAGACTATATACTCAATTGGTCACAAAAGCTGCACAAGCAGAAGAAACTTATAGAATTGCTAAAGAAGGCCTTTTGAAAATGTTGGATTTGGTTGATGCAAGGTTACATCAAGAGGGGTTGAGCAATGAGATGTCAAATGCAACAAAAGGTTCCAGCCCCACAAATAATACTACTAATGCAAGTGGTATCAATATCAAGGGCATCAAAAAAAAGACGAAAACTATTTCAGGCAAGAGACTGAGGAGTAGTCTAGAGAAGGCTACTAAGAGAAGAAGATCAACAAAAAAAAGTTTGCAAAATAGTGTAACTATGAAGTTATCAGCGTCATCACATGATGAG ccTGTAGGAGATATTATAAATATTGTATCTACAGGATGCAGTATACAACATCATGGACTACAAGAG gcaAATACAAATGAGGTGAGCATGATAGAATCTTTACAGTATCAACAAAATTATGGCCAACTATGCACTTTCAGTTCCATGAACATGACTGGCTTGCTTAAG GCTCAAGAATTACATGGTTTCGGAGGAGCAAAAATAAATCAGTTTGAATTGAATGACAACTCTTATACTATGGGACAAAAAGTTGGAGCTGATTGCAATGAAGAG AGAGTTAGAGAAATAGGTTTTGCAAGACATAATAAGAGGTCTCCAACATTTGCTCATGGTGCTTTAGATCTTTCCTCGCGGAAAATTAGTGCAGTTAGGGAACTCATTCCTCAAATTCATACATTACTTGTCTAG